GCCACTAGAATCACCCTCTTATATACAGAGGcgctaacgctcattggagagtccaggaagtcGGCGTTGTCACAATTCGTTACAGAGCagcattagaagcagcagcagcctcTGAACAGAAGCAGAGATGGACCTCGTCGACAACGATTCTGGAATCGgttctctgcacgctcatgatgagaaggagccaACACATGCCATTGCTGCTACTCATGTGATGCGAACCATTGCGATCAAGTCAGGAGTGCTGGCCGTTTTATCCCACTTTTACGGCCTTTCAAAGGAAGGTCTGTACGCCTTTCTGGAGGAattctgccgatactgtgatattcagcctgtgccggctggatccacatccgaagattacaggctcaaagctattcccttcgttttgaagggcgaagcgggtgtctggctgtcaaggctgctagaagggtccatcaaaacatgggccgagttccgcatgatatttctcgatcgtttctttccagcatcgaagacgagtgccctgaaaagggagattacagaagccaAACAGGAatacgatgagcccctcggccagtactgggacagattccaagggctgcttcaagcatgccctaaccacaagctgggggagcgagagatctactcgatcttttATGGCGGACTCACAGTAGACAACAAGAACGACCCGAGGCTGATTGAGGCCAAGCGGTCGTACGAgacatctcgagggcagtataGGAGAGGAGCTGTGCAACCAGCAGAGGCACGCAATGATGAAAaattggaggctcgattcgagcaaatggagaagaagctgttGGAAGCAGTGCgtgaaaaaaactcttctcctcgggggtcagtggccaaccgggcgagtgcggcgagtaaacgcgggAGAGAACGGGGTCTCCTAAGCATCttcagggaggtcgtgggaaccgccgctgcagccgctgGCGTAATCACCGAtatagttcaggcgctgcttcttcggccagccagcatcgactcctgcccgaaacttctcggagtccattagcaccaggtagcagttccagtaggtgaactccttgtaaAGCCCGAGCACGGGGACCTCTTTCTCCGCCATCCTCCtacagtcctcgtcagtttggccactggactacattcggagggcgttggtgtacaagccggaaaatcgggagaccccttGCCGGATTCGGTTCCACCCCTTGCGGCACTCatccccgctgcgtggcctcaCCTCCGGGCAAAAttccttgtaggctgctgctattttagccccacaagttgacgatcctctgattgttcgaggcgaggggatcatcgtaaacactcacccacgccttggacagcgcgacgttctccgcgtccgtccacttcctccgtgccgggctgtcgtcatcagccggctgtgatgactcgccgaccaccctatTGCCCTTCCCCTACTTCTTCtttggcgcgccccgaccccgccctacttcCTCCGTTTGAACGGGGGTGTctgcatccccgagatctatccccaactcctctaaggagaaagtatcacacccagtgaactgcgtctccgctggggtcgatgtgtgcgaagcagCAGTAGCAAAATCaagactggggcgatagacgctgtccccccggcgtcccctgcatccccgggtaccccgtcgtcccctgcatccccgggtaccctggcgtcatctgcatcccgggtgtccaccccggcatcatcggcatagggggttgcatccccggtcccCCCTGCCCACCCGGAACCGTCGGCCCGCCCTGCATCGCTGGACCCCtcggcatcccctgccatcccggcataccatCCCCGGATGCcaccccgggcatcatctgctgccaagggtagtagtacccgggcatcggaccccatccacctcccgcGGGTACCgtcggagtttgagacccgctcgtccctggagtaggctcgttgttgtgctccatttcgcgttgttgctcttgtacagaaattaagatagagagcgtactcgttaaaacaaatggtgcaaatgaaaatgaagtccaaatcgcgtatatatagtgtttcgaaaattaaataataataaaaaaatctcgCTCGCCGAtctggagcctgcaatggcagccaggagatcggcgagcgcattgccgagcgctcgggaatcggattgcgctcgccgtttttcttaCCGATTGAGCGCTCGCCagctgcaatggttcggtgAGCGGACCGACGAGTGCCAAGAATCGCCTAGCCAGTGCGCTTGTCGCTATTAGAGATGCTCTAAGGCACTTGATGAAAATTATAGTATGATGATCAGTGGGTGGATAATTAATGTGGACATGTGGTGTTGAAAACCAAAAAGCCTGCTCAGGGGGTCAAATCTCCCATACATAATTCATCATTTTCCCCCATTTTGCCAATGTGACAGCTCAACAAAATCCTCTTAtcatattttatactccatctcGTGTAATACAAATAATCAATACACTGTACACCACATGAGTTTAATAAAAACATTTATACATTCTACTtgcaaaaaattatatattattcttttgcTCTAAATGtaagtgaaatttttttccGCTTTCACGTCAATAATTAATTTACTcatttctcatattttatccttttatatagtattttatttttactcttaatttattctcttattctctttcttattttattctcatttttactattttattttacttaattattcataatttgattaattatacACCCTTATTTTAAATCTTGTCTCAAAATAAAAGTTTCACCTACACataaacagagggagtattaataaaGAATATAGCACATCTTAAATATACCGTTCACAATTTTGAAAAGAATAAATGAGTGTTTAAGAATAGGTAAATTGGATGAcactttaaaattataattaagtgTTTAAGAATAGGTAAATTGGATGACACcttaaaattataattagtcatgaatttaaatagtaaaataagagagataataataaagtatgaaagagaaaaaaataataaattaaataaaacactCTCTTTgctccattaaaaatgaaatgttttacCTTTTAGATTGTCCCGTTACAAATGAAAcgtttttaaaatagaaataacatcATTTCTACTTTTTCACTCTCTTACTATACTCTCTCttcataaattcacaaaataacactacataaaatctcgtgccgaaatccaaatgtttcatatttaattggacGGGATGAAGGAGTATAAGAAATAACTTGACAAGATACGAGAGAAAAGGGATTTAATTAttatcaaaaaatgaaaatgtctcATTTAGGATATGATATCCCAAACATAATATGCTCCGCTTAGGCTATGACGAAGTAAGCACTTTCTCCAATCTCCAatagatgtttcatatttgACCATTGTGAGTtccaaaaaaattgtttgactttgtgaagaaaagagACGGGAtaggttagtggaatatgtgacatatttatatatatttcctATATCCTTTTAAAATACAAACTACTTTCATTTTGTTCCgttctttaaaaatataatttttttattctaggaaatttttttcaactctattaacaatatttaaatatttttttcttataatctctcttactttactaattgtgcattaaaattaatgttattgtaaaagttttcatttttactcctaaactgggacggagggagtataatacacCCCCTGTCCTCCAAGATTATGCACTATATCCTTTTCAGTCCGTTTATAagagtatgcactttctaattttagaaacgtttttttttctctagtgAGGTGAgatccattctccactaacaatactttaattactttttctttgtaTCTCTGCTactaccaattatacattaaaatcctTGACCAATTAAAAGTGCTTAATCTGGTGGGACGAAAGGTGTAGTAAtaatgaaattatatatttttggaCCATCCAAATAAGATAATATTGCCGCCGTTCTATAAGTTTAGTGCacaatgataaagtaagagagagtagaaagacaaagcaattaaaatattattagtgtaGAATGCGTTTACCTTATTACTATCAGAGAAAAAAGCATTTCTACATTTAGAAAATGTTCATTTTTGTTGATAAACTaaagaaatagtgcatattttgTGGAACGGAGTGAGGATGCGAGATGAGATATTAATGGAGATAGAAGAGAAATGCTATACTCCATACTTTAAGATATAAAGTGAATAATTATCCTTATTAGTAGTAGAATTGTTAATTGAAACAAGAAAGCCTATTGGTATACGTTGGTGGGTAGAAAAATTGGGAAGGTGTGCAATAATGAAGGGTGGGATGGGACCAAGTGGCAGGGCGTGGGAGAGGACGAACATGACATTGTCGGTTGTTTTTTGTGTTCAGATCGATTGTTAATCTCAGCAGTTGTTTCCcactcatctctctctctctcccccacCTTAGCTTCATCACAAGCAACCAACCTGTCTCTTGTTGGATACTTAGTTCGCTGTTGGAACCACTGCAACACTCACTTCCTTCTCAAATTCTCCCCAAATTTTCATTCCCCTCTTTCCCCTTTCTCTCCTTAATAACCCTAGCTTAATTAGGCCTCTTTTCTCTCACTCAATTCCACTAATTAGGCCTTTCAATTTATGGCCTTGGAAGGGAGGGTTGTTGGGATTTGCACTACATGTCTCAATAATGCTACTACCTTAttattagttaatttttagtGGTTGAGGTAATTTTTAGGGTTTATCAAAATGTCCGAAGACAAGGAAATGGTGCAATTAGGGTCCGACCCACATTCGGGCGGATCCAAGCGGCCCATCTACCGCGAGTGCCTCAAGAACCACGCCGCCACCGTCGGCGGCAACGTCACGGACGGCTGCGGCGAGTTCATGTCGAGCGGCGAAGACGGCCTCAAGTGCGCCGCCTGCAGCTGCCACCGCAACTTCCACCGCAGGGAGCCGGTGGCGGTGCACCCGCTCCAGCTCCCGTCCCCCTCCATGAGCCAGTACCGCCACTGGAGCCCCATGGTGCATCCGGTGAAAATGGCCTTTGCCGCTGCCACAGACTCGTCGAATGAGGAGCTCAACTTCCACGCGGCCGTGGCGGCGGCGGGTCCACCTCCCCCGCTGCAGTTTGCGGCTAGGAAGAGGTTCAGGACCAAGTTCACGGCGGAGCAGAAGGAGAAGATGCTGGAGTTTGCGGAGAAGTTGGGGTGGCGAATCCCCAGGGAAGACGACACCTCGGTGCAGAGATTCTGCGCCGAGGTGGGCGTGAAGAGGCAGGTTTTCAAAGTATGGATGCATAATAACAACACTTCTTCTTCCAAAAAAATTCCCCAacaattttagaatttttattcTTGTATCAATGTCACAttacatatttattattatcatctttaatcaaatatggagtactacatttataatactccctctgtctcatcCAGTACTacatttataatactccctctgtctcatcCTAAACGAAGCGTTTCTAATTCAGTataagattttatgtagtgttgtttgtgaaaaaagtagagagaacaGAGTAAGAGAAagtgaaaaagtagagaaagtgatgtttctatatttagaaatatctcatttagagtaaaatattaaaaaaaggaaaatgtgtagGTTAGAGTGGGAAAGTTGAAGTATTAGTTTAGATGATGAGCATGGTATTCTATGTTGATATAGGGAATATGCATGCTTCTTTCTATTCTATTCACATTCtccttcatatttattttatgtttcatgTTATGGTTTTTTGATTAATGGGTGGGCTAGATTTGTGGTTTCAACTgatattgcatttaatttacgTGTACTAACACATTCATATTGATGGTATAgtttaatatttttacatttatgATTGTATAATTGGTACAAGTACAAAAGTTTTGTAagttttagtttgtttttataGGTTTGGAGTATGTATTTTTTGTGCTGTATACGTTTCATAGCAGAACATAGTGCAGCAAAGGTTCCAAGAGAAGCAATATTACTCGTGCTATGAAAAAGAAAGCAGGCTTTACACTGAATAATGAATTTTCACATTTAATGCAATTGGACTGAGAAGATATTTTACTAGTACTGATTCAGACCAAACAGGTGAAGATATTTTACTACTGATTCAGATTAAATAGGAGAACTAATCCCAAAAAACTAGcatgttaggagagagagctcatttaatctatataccccacatcagttattctcacaaccgatgtgggaattgagtccataacattcgaccctcctttaaaggccaacgtcctcgttggtcacggccacgttggtcacagctggttctttgccaggccaccactctGTGGGCCACCATTCCGAATTCTCGTTGGTCACAACCACGTTCgtcacggcggattctttgcccggccaccactccgagtcgGCCCCAAACGTACTTGTTGGTCAAGGAGAAttcgttgcccggccaccactcgagccgtttgggctctcaatgaaagcaccaattgatacagacAAACTAATCCCAAAAGAATAGCCTATAGGAGAGAGAGCctatttagtctatataccccacatcagttgttttcacaaccgatgtgggaattgagtccgtaacaagtactatatgttattttatttttgaagttCTATGATTTTGGAAAACATATGAAATTCCTCATTTCAAGAGGGAAAAACTAGCACAAGAAGTCGATGATTAAACCTTTTAACAATTTCACATATGTACGCTTACTATATGAATCAAGCTAGTACATTGGGTTTCGATTTAGCTTACCTAGCTGGTTAATAAGTGCATGATTTTATCGGGTTGGAATTTTCAAACAATATATATTCAGTCTAGCATGTGAGAGCTTTGTATCAATGTGCTAAACTTTTGTACGTGTGATTGGATTTTTCCAATTCCATATCACGCGTACCAAAGTCTACCACGTCGGGTCTTAGTATGCTCGTCCAACTTTGACATGCGTGctttaaattttctaaattcATACCGAACAGACCAATGTCGAGGGTTATGAGCGGCCTTGATTTGCACCCTAATAAACACAGAATTTTAATGTTTCAAAGGCGTAAATTTTGCTCATTTTGAATGTACAACATGTGAATTAAGATCTTATATTGCATATATTGTActatttgatattttgacgtgttttttAGTATTGATAGAATAAGACTTAGAAAAAGCTGTAAAATTGGAAGAGACAATGTTTGAAGCCACTGGACCCACTCAAAGGTTTGTTGGCATCAACTTAGTGGTCGACCAACACACCAGTTGAGCCTCGTGTTAGGGATAATATActaaaagcatgtttcgagtgTGCATAATGCTTACACAAGTCTCGAAAGTGTATAAGGTAACTCTAGATCCACTTCTAGCCCAAGGTAGATAaagtaatactctctccgtcctaaGGTAGTTggggcatttcttttgggcacaagatttaataaattgatttgttaaagGTTAAATTGGAGAGAGGAAAGttagagagggaataaagtaagagatgtggaagagagagtaaagtaagaaagagaataaagtttttaccaaaaaaggaaatagatatacataattgaatttgaaggaaTTGATAAGAAGTGTGTGtaagtgtgtgcagtgtgtgtgtgtgtgcagtgtATTGTAGTGTGTACAgtttgtgtgtgtagtgtgtgtgtagcGTGTGAAGGTGCCCAATTTTACAACTCGTTGGAATTCAAACTATGTAATTTTGACATGGAATTCAAATTGGGGAATTGGGAGGAATTGGAATtgtaattcaatttcaaatccagGTATTTTGTGGTACCAAACAttagatttggaattgaaaGCTCGAATTCCAATTCTGTTAGTACAATTCCATGATAAGGAACAAAGCCTAAGGCTCTGTATTGTAGGCTGAGTAGTTGAAAATTCATTATAGTGGGTGACTCCGCCAGTCCTTTGCTATACAGGTTCAATTCCATTATAAGGAACAACGACAAAGGCTTCTGTACTGTAGGCGACTTCGTCAGTCCTTTACTAAAGAAAAACTGATAAGGATCCATGGGATTGAGATCCATATTAAATACCCAAGATATGCTCAATTGTGATTGGTCTATAATTAGGCCAAAAAAAGGATAAGGTGAAtctagccacaaaaactagaTCCAAAATGAATTGATGGAAGATTAGACAGTGAAGTAGTGTATGTGATGAGTAATCAAGCTTGGGACCTCAGGACCTCAACTAAAACAACTAAAGCAAATTTAGACAACTTTAACCATGCCAGATCACATTATGGCTCCACTACTCCATGGATACACAAGCCACAGATACATATATATACTTGATCAAATCTATGAAATTAAACAAGCGACCTACAAAATAGGAATGAATAAATCTAATAAGGAAGATGCACACAAAAGAGTCTATTAATATTCTACATTCAACAACAAGTTGAGTTTTAAAATGCCAAAAATTAGTATGTATAGGTAGGGAGAGCTTGATTCCAACAAAAAGGCCCCACATTATTGAAATTCAGATTAAAAATTACTATCACTCAATCGGGCATTCTGGTTGCTTGATCGCACAATGGTGGAAATGTTGGAACGCCCGACCGGGAGTTTCTCCTGCCTCACTTTTCGGACTTTATGCGACTTGGAGCTTCATCTTCGCGGCAAGGACGACTTTTTTTTGCAAACGTCCGGCCATGGCTCTCGTAATGGGCCTCCCATACGcctttgaaagagcaggtttgtgcagtcTCGTGTATTTAACTGATCAGGAGGTGATTCCCAACCTAGTTGTGTCGTTGGCACGACGACATAAAACCTGTTATGAACAATTTCCTCAACCCACAtttactggctagtatagtgagAGCAATGGTCGAATCCCACATAGATGGATTAGTGCGActtgtgattgtggtgataatctggtagggtttggttagctaccactcTTGGgttgaggttctatctagaaaAAAACTAAAGGGTGGACctgtactctactgactggtaAGAAGTTCTCATATCAGAATAAGGCTGGGTATGTGAAAGGTGGTTTAGTAAGACTTAAGTGCATGTGAAAAGGGAAGTTTACTAAAAATAGGTAGACAATAACCGAACTGGCTGATGAACTGCCAGATCCGCCAAAAgtctaaaaagtaaaagtggccCACAAATCAGA
This sequence is a window from Salvia splendens isolate huo1 chromosome 14, SspV2, whole genome shotgun sequence. Protein-coding genes within it:
- the LOC121763875 gene encoding zinc-finger homeodomain protein 6-like, coding for MSEDKEMVQLGSDPHSGGSKRPIYRECLKNHAATVGGNVTDGCGEFMSSGEDGLKCAACSCHRNFHRREPVAVHPLQLPSPSMSQYRHWSPMVHPVKMAFAAATDSSNEELNFHAAVAAAGPPPPLQFAARKRFRTKFTAEQKEKMLEFAEKLGWRIPREDDTSVQRFCAEVGVKRQVFKVWMHNNNTSSSKKIPQQF